The following coding sequences are from one Saccopteryx bilineata isolate mSacBil1 chromosome 3, mSacBil1_pri_phased_curated, whole genome shotgun sequence window:
- the RAD54B gene encoding DNA repair and recombination protein RAD54B isoform X3 encodes MVIGRCKVRRIWRMLKDLPFELLECGFDDLCNMEPGVVVKELVLLNMRRSAAPSQLQGKPFKKPKFIPPARSNPSLNDITKLDPGGQLIEVAANKTSLQLQSDPRICSLNLLSAEENARETNHRDNYRGKDYFETSATMATLNLHHTVQTWMRKHRLVPVHYR; translated from the exons atggtaatcggtcggtgcaaggtccggagaatatggcggatgctgaaggacctcccattcgagctcttggagtgcggctttgacgacttgtgcaacatggagcctggcgttgtcgtgaagga GTTAGTGTTGCTGAATATGAGACGATCCGCAGCGCCAAGTCAGTTGCAGGGGAAACCCTtcaaaaaaccaaaatttataccaCCAGCAAGAAGTAATCCAAGTCTGAATGATATTACAAAGCTGGATCCAGGTGGACAATTAAttgag gtTGCTGCAAATAAAACTTCCCTTCAACTACAAAGTGATCCCAGAATATGTAGTTTAAATCTTCTGTCTGCTGAAGAAAATGCTAGAGAAACGAATCACAGGGATAATTACAGGGGAAAAGATTATTTTGAAACATCTGCAACAATGGCAACATTAAATTTACATCATACAG
- the LOC136328578 gene encoding heat shock transcription factor, Y-linked-like, which translates to MAHVSSGTQEDSSQNGCTDSETAINTALCDDIYSDLFLRSLIEKSAFQALCDGPLIKRQRYTVCPSEPKVQNEYLAMTFPRKLWKIVQSDQFKSIWWDENGTSIVINEEVFKKECLEKEAPFKIFGTKNMKSLVRQLNLYGFRKIRKNISRSASLAEFLEEEKKVSVLSKLQFYQNPNFKRRCPQLLVQIKRRIGIKKVSTSSSSVLDFKQEHFGAEVPVDNRKSIFISETSSESVFSHCSNLSMPLIVNPATSLIIAKTTAPVRGDVSPPPLTLCQTSEQKVMDEYVISNQLTSVPGLSLSVYMQDPAHIVNFITTTTTSSTFQSQVISLQQRSQQGMVLPSTFIN; encoded by the exons ATGGCACATGTTTCTTCAGGAACTCAAGAGGATTCTTCTCAAAATGGATGTACTGATTCAGAAACCGCCATTAATACTGCCTTGTGTGATGACATATACTCTGATTTATTCTTGAGATCCTTGATTGAAAAAAGTGCCTTTCAGGCTTTATGTGATGGACCCTTAATAAAAAGACAACGTTACACAGTTTGTCCCTCCGAACCAAAAGTACAGAATGAGTATCTTGCTATGACATTTCCCAGAAAACTGTGGAAAATAGTTCAAAGCGATCAATTTAAGTCTATTTGGTGGGATGAGAATGGAACTTCTATAGTGATTAATGAAGAAGTCTTTAAGAAAGAATGTTTGGAGAAAGAGGCCCCTTTCAAAATATTTGGAACTAAGAATATGAAGAGTTTGGTGAGACAACTTAACCTTTATGGCTTTCGTAAAATACggaaaaatatttcaagatcTGCATCTTTAGCTGAGTttctggaggaagaaaaaaaagtctctgtTTTAAGCAAG ttacagttttatcaGAACCCTAATTTTAAACGTAGATGTCCCCAACTTctagtacaaataaaaagaagaattggGATTAAAAAGGTTTCGACATCATCTTCTTCAGTTTTGGATTTCAAACAGGAGCACTTTGGAGCAGAGGTTCCTGTGGATAATCGTAaatctattttcatttctgaaacaAGTTCTGAAAGTGTATTTTCACACTGCTCAAACTTAAGTATGCCTCTAATAGTAAATCCTGCTACTAGCCTGATAATTGCTAAGACAACAGCTCCAGTTAGAGGTGACGTGTCTCCTCCACCACTCACTTTATGTCAAACTTCAGAACAAAAGGTAATGGATGAATATGTTATTTCAAATCAGTTGACTAGTGTTCCTGGACTGTCTCTTAGTGTCTACATGCAAGATCCTGCCCACATTGTGAATTTCATTACAACCACAACCACAAGTTCTACTTTTCAGAGTCAAGTGATTTCTTTACAACAGAGAAGTCAGCAAGGGATGGTTCTGCCTTCTACCTTTATAAATTGA